In one Streptomyces sp. NBC_01288 genomic region, the following are encoded:
- the cseC gene encoding two-component system sensor histidine kinase CseC yields the protein MRGNSRRRVPSFMDRAGIRTGLRWKLSAAIALVGTLVAIALSLVVHNAARVSMLDNARDLADERVQIAQRNYELSGRPNFPSIKIDDPRLPSALRVKVEEGRRATYVTDRPHGVPDIWAAVPLKDGHVMSLHTGFTDRSTDILKDLDQALVIGSIAAVLGGSALGVLIGGQLSRRLRKAAAAANQVAKGETDVRVRDAIGGVVRDETDDLARAVDAMTDALQQRLEAERRVTADIAHELRTPVTGLLTAAELLPPGRPTELVLDRAKAMRTLVEDVLEVARLDGASERAELQDLMLGDFVSRRVLAKDPDAVVHVVHESEVTTDPRRLERVLFNLLANAARHGKPPIEVSVEGRVIRVRDHGPGFPEELLAEGPSRFRTGSKDRAGHGHGLGLTIAAGQARILGARLTFRNVRPAGAPDHIPAEGAVAVLWLPEHAPTSTGSYPMLP from the coding sequence ATGCGGGGGAATTCACGGCGCAGGGTCCCGTCGTTCATGGACAGAGCGGGCATCCGTACCGGACTGAGATGGAAGCTCAGCGCGGCCATCGCGCTGGTCGGCACGCTGGTCGCGATCGCGCTCAGCCTGGTCGTGCACAACGCGGCGCGGGTCTCGATGCTGGACAACGCGCGCGACCTCGCGGACGAGCGCGTCCAGATCGCACAGCGCAACTACGAGCTGTCCGGGAGGCCGAACTTCCCCAGCATCAAGATCGACGACCCGCGTCTGCCGTCGGCGCTGCGTGTGAAGGTCGAGGAGGGCCGCCGGGCGACGTACGTCACCGACCGGCCGCACGGGGTGCCGGACATCTGGGCGGCCGTACCGCTCAAGGACGGTCACGTCATGTCCCTGCACACCGGGTTCACCGATCGCAGCACGGACATCCTCAAGGATCTCGACCAGGCCCTGGTGATCGGCTCGATCGCGGCCGTGCTCGGCGGCAGCGCGCTCGGTGTCCTGATCGGCGGCCAGCTCTCGCGCCGGCTGCGCAAGGCGGCGGCCGCGGCGAACCAGGTCGCCAAGGGCGAGACGGACGTACGGGTGCGGGACGCGATCGGCGGGGTCGTACGGGACGAGACCGACGACCTCGCGCGCGCGGTGGACGCGATGACGGACGCGCTGCAACAACGGCTGGAGGCCGAACGCCGAGTCACCGCGGACATCGCACACGAACTGCGCACCCCGGTGACAGGCTTGCTGACCGCGGCCGAACTCCTGCCCCCCGGCCGCCCGACGGAACTGGTCCTTGACCGGGCGAAGGCGATGCGCACGCTGGTCGAGGACGTGCTGGAGGTCGCCCGGCTCGACGGGGCGTCCGAGCGGGCCGAGTTGCAGGACCTCATGCTGGGCGACTTCGTGAGCCGCCGGGTGCTCGCGAAGGACCCGGACGCGGTGGTGCACGTCGTGCACGAGTCGGAGGTGACGACGGACCCGCGCCGCCTGGAACGCGTCCTGTTCAACCTCCTCGCCAACGCGGCCCGCCACGGCAAACCACCGATCGAGGTCTCGGTGGAGGGCCGGGTCATCCGGGTCCGCGACCACGGCCCCGGCTTCCCCGAGGAACTCCTCGCGGAGGGCCCGAGCCGTTTCCGCACCGGCAGCAAGGACCGCGCGGGCCACGGCCACGGCCTGGGCCTGACCATCGCCGCCGGCCAGGCCCGCATCCTCGGCGCCCGCCTGACCTTCCGCAACGTACGGCCGGCGGGCGCACCGGACCACATCCCGGCGGAGGGCGCGGTGGCGGTGCTGTGGCTGCCGGAGCATGCGCCTACGAGTACGGGGAGTTATCCGATGTTGCCGTAG